The DNA sequence AGCCAAGCCTTCTACGCATTGCAGCTCGTCAGCAAAGAGCCGGCGGGCGTGCTCCCTTTGGCGGAGGCACGCAGCATCATCGAGCAGCGGCTTCGCCTGGAGAAGCAGATGGACGCCGCCGAGGCCCGTATCCGTGAAGCTGCCGCCGGCGCCAATGGTTCGCTCGACGCGCTGGGCAGCACTCTGGGCACCGAGGTGCGCGCTCCCGAGGCCTTCACCCGCACCGACTTTGTGCCGGTGTTGGGGCGTCAGAATCGCGCCGTCGGCACCGCGTTCGGAATGAGCCCAGGCCACCTCAGCGACCCGATCCGAACCGACAACGCGGTAGTGGTCCTGGAGGTGCTGGAGCACGTCGCCGCGGACTCGACGGCGTTCGAGGCGCAGAAGGAGGGCCAGCGCCTGGCTCTGCAGCAGCAGGAGGCGAGTCTCCGTCTGCAGGAGTGGCTGGAAGGGTTGCGCGCCGAGGCCCGGATCGTGGATCGCCGTGATGAGGTGTTGCGGCCGGCGGACGAGCAGCCGCTTCCCGGGACCATGGGGGGCCCGTTCGGATCACGCTGAAGCGACCAACGCATTGGAAGAAGACGAGAACGGGGCGGGCGCTGTCTCCAGCGCCCGCCCCGTTTCGTTGTCGTACCTTGGGCCGACATCGATGTCGACGCGTACTTATCGGTCCGGCGCGAACCGCCCGCCGGGGCGCGGCTCGCTCAGCCGCCCGCGACGGTCAGCTCGAGGTGGTCAGCTTCCGAGGTTCCCCGCTGGCCGCCTCGGACTCGGACGCTTTGGCCTGTTGAGGCGGCAGCGCCCGCTCTTCATGCTTCAATTCCCGCTCGATCTCCCGGACCGAGCTCTTGAACTCGCGAATCCCCTTCCCCAGGGACGACCCGATCTCGGGCAGCCTCTTGGCGCCGAAGACGAGAAGCGCGACCAGGAGGATGAGGAGAACCTCCCACATCCCGAGTCCACCGAAACCCATGGTACCCTCCAGGGCCCGGGGAGCGCCCCCGGAGCCACATCGGAAATCGTGCGACCCTTGCTCAGATCAAGGACCGGGCGATCAACCAGACGCCCCCGATCCCGATCAGGGTCAGGACATTCAAACTCAGTTGCAGGGGACCGATCGTAAAGGCCACAGCCACGAGGTCGATCGAGAACGGCCCCAGGGATGCTACTGCCGAGACGGTCAGGAAGGTCCGAGCCGCGCTCTCGGGCAGGAACAATTCGCACAACTGGGTAAGAAGCCCCCCGAGGAAAAGCCCCAGGATCAGCGTCCAGACCAGCCGGGAGCCCGTACGGCGCGCCTCACCGAGCCTCGGCTTCACAGGCTGCGATCCACCGCGTAGGTCACGGAGTCGCGCAGAGCATCCAGGGCCGCACCCGGTGCCAGCCCCGCCAACGCCTCCAGCGCCTCCTCTGCGAACGCCTGCGCGCGGGCGCGGGCATACTTCAAGCCCCCCCGCTGCTCGACGATCTCGACCACGCGCTCGATCTGCTCGTCCGCGGGATCGACCTGGTCGAAGAGGGCACGAATCTCGGTGAGCTCGGCCTCGCTCGCGTGTCGCATGGCCTCCACCAAGGGCAGCGTGACCTTGTGCTCACGCAGGTCGTGGCCGGTCGGCTTGCCGGTCACCAGCTCCGAGCCGGTGTAGTCGAGCAGATCGTCGGCGATCTGGAAGGCCATGCCGAGGTTCTGACCGTAGCGCGCCAGGGGCTCGCGGTACCGATCCACGCCCGCCAACGCGCCCATCTCGCAGGCCGCCCGCATCAGAGAGGCGGTCTTGGCCGCGATGAGCGCGTAGTAGTCGTCCTCACTGAACTCCAGCGCGTCGTAGGAAGTGAGCTGCCGCATCTCGCCCACGCTCATCTCGTTGGCGGCGGTCGCCAGTGCGCGTAGCGCCTCCAAGCGTCCCAGTCCGGCCAGTTCGGTCACGGCCCGGCTGTAGAGGTAGTCGCCCATGATGATCGCCACCTGATGCGTCCAGAGAGCGTTCACGGTGGGCAGCCCCCGGCGCAGCACGGAGTGATCGACCGCGTCGTCGTGGACGAGGGTCGCCAGATGAACCAACTCGACCACCGCGGCGAGCGTGACCACGTCGTCGGCGGGTTGATCGCCAACTTGGCTGGAGAGCAGAAGCAGGGTGGGGCGCAGCAACTTCCCCCGCATCAGCAGGAGATGGTCGTTGACGCCCTGGATTTCTCCGAAATCGGTGCGCACGACGCGACGGAGCTCCGCCAGCACCTGGCTGAGCCTGTCCTGCACGGGGGCCTGAATGGCCGCTAGCTGGGCGGCGGCCTCTCGCAGGAGAGGCCCCGGCCGAGCGCTGGACTGCATCGATTTCGAGCTTCGGTTGGGGTCCGTTTACCGAAGCGAGCGAAGCCGTTCCGTCACGTCCTGGAAGTTGATGTCGAGAGAGAACACCTTCTCGTAGAACTCGACCGCTTCGTCTCGCTGGCCGAGCTCCTCGTGCGCGCGGCCGAGGTAATAATAGATCCCCAGGAGCTCATCCTCCACATCGTGGGGCAATTGGGTGGCCCGACCCAGCGACCGGACGGCGAATTCGGGCTGCCCCTTCTCCATGAAGCACTGCCCCAGCATCTCGTAGGTGGCCAGGTTCTTCCCGTCCGCCCGCAGCGCCAGCTGGAACTCGCTGATGGCCTCGTCCATGAGGCCCATCTCCCGATAGGCGGTGCCGAGATCGTAGTGGGCCCGGACGTCTCCCACGTCCACGTGCTCCGCCACCTTCGCCTTGAATTGGCTGAGCATCTCGCGGAAGTCGAAGTCCTCCTCGGTCGCCGGCTCCTCTGCCTCCACCGTCCAACGTGTGGTCTTCTCGACCCGGTCGATGACCATGGAGCCCAGATCGACGTAGGCACTCTCGATGACCGGCTGCTCGACCGAAGCCAAGTAGATACTGGCACGCTCGTTAGATGGGTCCACCTCGAGTAGCTTCTCGTATACGGCCCGGGCCTCGGACTCCGACCCGCTACGCTCCAGGCACTCCGCCAGCCCCAGGTAGGCGGCCACCCGCATGGGCTGGTCACCGCTTCGGTTGGCGTATTCCACCCGCCGCTGATGGTGGGACAGTGCGTCCGGCTCCATCTCGATCAGGGTGGCCACGGCGGCGGAGGCGCGGTCGAAGCGCATGGCTTCGGCGAAGGACAGGTAGGCCTCCTCCAGCGCCGTCTTGGCCTCTTCGGTGTCGCCCTCGTCGCGGAGCCGGGCTGCCATCCCCAACCAGGTCTCGCCGTCTTCGATGGGGCCCTCGTCGTCGTCCACCTCGGAGCCCCAGGCGGTCTCCACGGCGACGGCGTCTTCGACGGACGGGGCGGCGGGCTCAGTGTCGGCGTCGTCCTCGTCGACGGAGATCCAGGCATCCTCCAGCCCGGCCGCCGCCACGACCTCCTCGTCATCCTCGAAAGCCGGCGCGTCTCCGTTCCAGGACTCACCGCTCTCCCAGGCCCCCTCGCTGTCGAGCTCCAGGGTGGGGAGCGGATCGCCTTCCTCCCCCTCCCCGTCCTCGGATCCCCAGGTCAGGCTTCCCGCGGGCCAATCGTCCTCCGACCCCGACAGCGTGGACTCCTCGGAACCGGCCTCGGAGAGACCCCAGGCCTCGTCCGTGGCGGACGCGTCGCCGGAGGCATCCCACGCCTCGACCGGCAGGGAGTCCTCCACGGCCGGCTCTTCCCAGGCGGTCGTCACTGGCACGCTGAAGGAATCCTCGGCGACAGCCTCCAGCGCCTTTCCGGCCTCGAGGGCATCCTCTTCCCCTTCGGCCACGAGGGCATCCTCCTCCCCTTCGGCCTCGAGGGAATCCTCCTCCCCTTCGGCCTCGAGGGAATCCGCTTCCTCTCCGGCCTCGAGGGCATCCTCGACGATCAGGGTCGATTCCGCCACGTCCCAGGCGTCCGACTCGCTGGCAGGCTCTTCCTCGACCGCCAGGTCCAGGGAGGGCAGCGGGTCCACGGATCCCTCGTCCTCTTCCCAGATGGACTGCTCGAAGCCACTGGAGGTCTCGAGGTCGAGCCCTCCGTCGGCGAAGGGTGAGCTCGCAGCGTCGTCGGAGGATCCGAGGTGGGTGTGCTCGATGTCCAACGAACCGTACGGTGCGTCCTCGTCCACGCCGAGGGTTTCGGCGACCGCCTCGTCGACCAGTCGCTCCGCGCTGCCTGCGTCGGCATCCGTCGCGCCACTGTCGAGCGAGTCGGTCAGGGACGTCGTCTCAAAGGCATCGTAGTCGTCGGTAGCGTCGGGCAGCTCGGCGTCCGGAGCGATCTCACGGAGTCGCTCCTCGATGGCGGCTGCCGCCTCGTCCTGCCCCGACCGGGAGAGGGTGACCCAGGTCCGTGTCAGATGCTCGACGGCCTGGTCCCCCTGCTCGTTGGCCTGGAGCTGACTGACAACCATGAACTGGATGTCGAGGTCGGAGGGTGCGAGCTCAGCGAACTCGGTGAGCGCCTGCAGGGCCGCGGGCAGATTGCCCTCTTGCTGCATGACTTCCGCATAGCGGAGGAAGTTCTCGCGGGCGTCGACCAGGAAGCCCTGGCTCGCCCGGATCTTCCCCATCTGCAGGAAGACATCGGTGCGATAGGGGAGATTCCGGAGAATCTTCTTGAGGATGGCGATGGCGTTGTTCGGGAGCTCGCTCTCGAGGTAGAGCTTGACCGCCTGCTCGTAGTACTCGAGCGCCCCCTCGAGATTCCCGAGGCGGGTGCTGAGATCCCCAGCGCGATTGTAGAGCCCCAGGTCGGGCTGGTCCTCGCTGCCGTGTCTCTGGATCGCCTGCACGTACAGGGAGAGGGCCTTTTCCCACTCCTCCTCCTGCTCGTGCCCGCGAGCCTGCTCCTTCAGCGCTTCGATGCTCATGCTCTTCGGCTTCCGCTCCTTGGCCCTCTTCCCCCGGATCGGGGTCCACCCTCAAAAGCCTGCGGCCGACGCCCCCTTCAGGCGGGTCCGCCATGACCCCCAGAAGGGGCCCCGGCGCCACGTCGACACTCGAGGATCCTCGGCCCGTCCCCATAAACCCCTGGGCCGAGCCCCTCCACATACACGTTCCAGGCCAGAAGCGGATCGGCCGTCGCCGGGCGGGCCCTGGCGGGGGGTCCCACCCCCCCCGGGACCGTCAGAACGGCCCCAAATGGCGGCACACGGCAACCGGCCCCTGGAGCCGGCGCGCAGACGGCCCGAGTGGGAGGCCCCGTCTGGGCTCCGCAGGTGGGAACGGGGGGCGTGGACGACGGGAACGCCGTTCCGGTCCGGGCGCGACGAGGGGGCCAGGTCGCCGACCCGGCCCCCTCCCCACACCACTGCCGAGAGAGTCGCCTCAGCGGACCGGAGTCGGGATCCGCCCCCGCGGGTTCAACGCCGGATTTCCGGGTTGCAGCTGATACGACCAGTCCAGGACGACCAAGGCGTCCCCGGCCTGGTCGAAGCCGGATCCCTGCACGCGGATCGCCCCGTAGTGGGTCTGGCCATCGTCACCCAGCACGCGCATGGGATAGGTGGTTTGGTCCAGCAGCGGCACATCCTGAGTGGTGTACCCACCGGCCGGCGCGACTTCCACGGATACACAGTCCGGATCCGCGCCCACCCCGCAGGTCAGGGCCGACGTGGCGAACCCCTGGGCGTGGATCTGCGTACCCGGGCCCGGGACCAGCCACAACCCATTGGCATCGACCTCGAGGCGGAAATGCCGCTCTGGAGCGTCGCCGCGTACGACCGGGCTGATCTGGTCGCTTTCCCGGAAGCGGAAGCCGGCGTCGAGGGGCCGATCCTCGAAGGCGTACAGCAGCTCCCCCGTGTAGTCCGGGCGCGGCGTGCCCGACGCCGATGCCGAGAGCACGCTCTCATGCCCGAACTGGTCGACCGCCGCGACGCGGTAGGTGGAGGTCTCGCCGTTCACGGCCAACAGATCCACGAACCCCTCGGAGTCCGTCTCCCCGAGCAGGAAGCCCCCCTGGCCATCATCGAGGTAGAGGCGGTAGAAGGAAAAGTCGGACGCCTGTCGGGCGTTGGACCCCCAGGTGACGAAGGTGGCCTCATCCAGCCCCAGCACGTGAAGGCCCGTGGGGACCGGCGGAGGATCGAAGTCGGGCACATCCACCACGACGGGGGACGAGTCCGCCTCCTCCCCCGAGTCCGGATCGACCGCGGCCACGAAGTACTCGTAGCGCTGGCCCTCCACGATGTTCACATCCGCGTATTCGCAGACTCCTTCGGCGCAGCTCGTCACATCTGCGATGAGGAAGTACTGCGGATCGCTGGTGCGCTTGCTGTAGACGCGGAAACTCTCGCCGTTCCACCCGGACGCCAGTTCCCAGCGCAGGGTGACGGCGTAGTTGTAGTAGCTGCCGGTCAGGTGCAGCGGTGGATCAGGAACGCCGCCGGGCCCGAAATAGTTGTCGTCGCAGGCTCCCAGTGCGCCCAAGGCCAGGGCGACCGCCGCCCACCCCCATCGCTTCATCTGACACCTCCCAGGTCGGGTTCCACCCACCCGATGAGCAATGGGTGTACCGCCGCCAAAGGCAGCCAATTCCAAGGGATTTCGGGAGGGCGCCCCCTGCCCTGTCCACCGCGGAGGACAGGCTGGGTGCCAGGTCCGGAACACATGGGTGGCGTCGTCTTGCCCAGGGAGACGGTCCCGCAGGCCCCCGCAACCGCAGTCGGTCCAGCCGGCAAACCGGCGGTGTTTCGCCTAGCGCCGACCCGTCGCGTCCAAGCTCCGCTGCTCGTAGTCGAACTTCAGGTCCTGGTTGTCCTTGAGCTGGACCTCGAAGCGGAAGGTCCACGTCCCGGTGACCGTCTGGATGAAGTCGAAATGGGCGTCCCAGCGGTGTAGATCCCGCGTCAGACGGACGATGTGATCGAGGAAGCGGCCCTCCTCCCGGTCGTAGGAGGTGCGCCAGGTGACGTCCCAACTCTGGGTGGGACTGAAGTTCACGTTGGCGGTCAGCAACTCGCTGCGCTGCAACTCGGGATTGCGTGGGCGCTGCAGCGAATACTGGAAGCTGGCGTTGAAGCCGCCCCCGCCCCGGCGCTGCGGGCCGGCGCTGCGGAAGGGGTCCTGGGTGCGTGGAACGATGTTGACTTCCTCGGCTCCCGGCAGATCGCTGAGCGGATCGTCCGGCGGCGGCCCCTCTTCGGCCACTTCGGCTCCCGGCCTTCCCTTCAAGAACCCGAGCCACCGGAACAGGGCCGAGTTGCTTCCCAGGCTGAACCCCAGGTTGACCGTCGAGAGGTGCATGTCGAAGACCTTCTCGGTCGCGGCGCCCTCTGCGGGCGCTCGTTCGTCGAAGAGGTCCGTCGAAAAGCTCACGGAAAGACCCCGCAGGTAGTCCGAGGTGACGCGCCCCTGGATCTCCTGGTTCTGGACGCCCTCCTCCCAGCGGCCCAAGGAGTCGGCGCGGACGAAGTCGTACTGCACCGCGCTCAAGCTGAGTCCCAGCAGTTGCACGGGCTGCGTCCCGGGACCGGGCCGCTCCGGCTCCGGCCGCCCGGCCAGAGCGTCCGGCCCCGCGCGGGGGGGCGCCAGGGGCCGCTGTGGCGCCAGGCCGGTGGTGTCGTTGGCGATGGCGATGGAGTCCTGCACCGCCAGCGAATCCCGGAGCGACTGTACGCTGTCCGCCTGCCGCGCCGCGTCCTGATTGAGCTTGGCCTCGAAGGTCTGGTTCAGGGTGATCGCGATCTGGTTCTGACGGCGGATCTCCCGTGCTCCGGTGAAGACCCGCCGCTGCAGCTCGGTAGGCGTCACCGCCGGCGCGTAGTCATAGTCGAACGACGGCGAGATCTTGTGGCGAATTCGCTCGAAGCGCCCGAACCCACCCCAGAAGCCGTAGATGTCCGACTTGAGGGTGGCGCCGAATGAGGAACGACGAGGTCCGGCAACGAACTGCTCGGAGGCGTCGGGGATCTCGTCGGACCGCAGCAGCTGCCCCGACATGCGCAGGCGCGGCGTGAACGTCAGCGAACCCCCCAGAGCGCGCATCTGGTAGTCCAGCGTGGTGGACCAATCGACCGTAGCCTCCGCCAGGTCGGAGACTCCGAGGCTGACTGCGGTGTCGCCCGGTTCGAACAAGGAGATCCCTGGCACATCCCGCGTGATGCGCTCATTGAAGCTCACGCTCTGCGAAAAGCCGAACCCGCCCAGGTTGAAGCCCGAATTCAGATTGCCCCGCGTGTTCACCAGGTCCGCGTTGGCCCGGTTGAAGGTGCTGTCGGCGAGCAACGCCGGATTGTCCGTCAGGTCGCGCGTGAACCCCATGCCGCCCGACCAGGACAGGTTGTTGTACCAACGCTCGCGGCCGGTGGGTGCCTTGAAGAAGGTGAGCGGTGTCAGGGAGAGGGACACCGTGGGCAGGGTCATGGTGACCTTGTCATTGGACAGGAACTGCTTGCGGTTGGCTCCCACATTCAGAGAGCCCCAATCCAGGCGGCGCGTGAAGCGCGCGTCCGAATCGATGGATTGGATCAGCTCCAGCGGGTTGCGGCTCTCCCGTCGCACGAAGTCCGTGCTCGTGGCCCATGCCGCTCCGATGGCCAGCGAGGTGCGCTCATTGATCTCCCAATTGTTGGTGGTGTTGAGCGTGGTGTTGGTGCCGCCTTCTGCCTCCCAATACTGACGGTAGTTCACCCCACCCCGCAGGAACTGACGGGCCCAGAGGTAGTTGAAGCTCCCTTGCAGCGAGAAGAACCGTTCGCTGAACCAATCCATGGCGAGCTTGGCATCCGTGTAGTCCGACATGGCCCAATAGAAGCCCAGGTTCGAGACCCGGCGCCGGTAGCTCCCCGAGGTGCGAACGATGTCGTTGACGGAGAACGTCGGCGCCAACAGTCCGCTCGAACGTCCCTGCCCCAGCCCCTGGGCGATGAAGGGAAGCCACATCACCGGCACGTCGGCGAAGCGCAGCGTCACGTTGCGGGCCACGAACCAGTCGTCCGACAGCCACTTGATCTCGCCCGTGGCGAAGTGGTAGTGCGGCTCGTCCAGCTCACAGGAGGTGAACGAGATGTGGCGCCCCCAGAAGAGCCCCGGCTCCACGGAGGTCAGATCGCCGGCCACCCGCCAGTCCGCCCCCTCGTTGTAGACGGTGCGGGCTCCCAGCGCGGTGCCCCGGTCCTCGTTCAGATCGTAGATCAGCTGACGGGTGGTGAGCGGCTCCCCACCGGGCCGTTTGAACTCGGCCTCGCCCCGCGCAGTGACCAGGCCCCGCTCCTCGTCGAAGTCGATGGCGGTGT is a window from the Gemmatimonadota bacterium genome containing:
- a CDS encoding polyprenyl synthetase family protein, whose protein sequence is MQSSARPGPLLREAAAQLAAIQAPVQDRLSQVLAELRRVVRTDFGEIQGVNDHLLLMRGKLLRPTLLLLSSQVGDQPADDVVTLAAVVELVHLATLVHDDAVDHSVLRRGLPTVNALWTHQVAIIMGDYLYSRAVTELAGLGRLEALRALATAANEMSVGEMRQLTSYDALEFSEDDYYALIAAKTASLMRAACEMGALAGVDRYREPLARYGQNLGMAFQIADDLLDYTGSELVTGKPTGHDLREHKVTLPLVEAMRHASEAELTEIRALFDQVDPADEQIERVVEIVEQRGGLKYARARAQAFAEEALEALAGLAPGAALDALRDSVTYAVDRSL
- a CDS encoding tetratricopeptide repeat protein, with the protein product MSIEALKEQARGHEQEEEWEKALSLYVQAIQRHGSEDQPDLGLYNRAGDLSTRLGNLEGALEYYEQAVKLYLESELPNNAIAILKKILRNLPYRTDVFLQMGKIRASQGFLVDARENFLRYAEVMQQEGNLPAALQALTEFAELAPSDLDIQFMVVSQLQANEQGDQAVEHLTRTWVTLSRSGQDEAAAAIEERLREIAPDAELPDATDDYDAFETTSLTDSLDSGATDADAGSAERLVDEAVAETLGVDEDAPYGSLDIEHTHLGSSDDAASSPFADGGLDLETSSGFEQSIWEEDEGSVDPLPSLDLAVEEEPASESDAWDVAESTLIVEDALEAGEEADSLEAEGEEDSLEAEGEEDALVAEGEEDALEAGKALEAVAEDSFSVPVTTAWEEPAVEDSLPVEAWDASGDASATDEAWGLSEAGSEESTLSGSEDDWPAGSLTWGSEDGEGEEGDPLPTLELDSEGAWESGESWNGDAPAFEDDEEVVAAAGLEDAWISVDEDDADTEPAAPSVEDAVAVETAWGSEVDDDEGPIEDGETWLGMAARLRDEGDTEEAKTALEEAYLSFAEAMRFDRASAAVATLIEMEPDALSHHQRRVEYANRSGDQPMRVAAYLGLAECLERSGSESEARAVYEKLLEVDPSNERASIYLASVEQPVIESAYVDLGSMVIDRVEKTTRWTVEAEEPATEEDFDFREMLSQFKAKVAEHVDVGDVRAHYDLGTAYREMGLMDEAISEFQLALRADGKNLATYEMLGQCFMEKGQPEFAVRSLGRATQLPHDVEDELLGIYYYLGRAHEELGQRDEAVEFYEKVFSLDINFQDVTERLRSLR
- a CDS encoding twin-arginine translocase TatA/TatE family subunit, with amino-acid sequence MGFGGLGMWEVLLILLVALLVFGAKRLPEIGSSLGKGIREFKSSVREIERELKHEERALPPQQAKASESEAASGEPRKLTTSS
- a CDS encoding putative LPS assembly protein LptD codes for the protein MRRSRGAAERRAARFLGVLALMLSAAPLQAQEPDSTRIRVFERLRQLARPPGLDSALLVDDSTAAARAGRGPQARGGAAAFDSVAAELMRLSGYEVTTYEGAGATFGAADRRLSLLGAEGARPVVRRDDFELSADTAIDFDEERGLVTARGEAEFKRPGGEPLTTRQLIYDLNEDRGTALGARTVYNEGADWRVAGDLTSVEPGLFWGRHISFTSCELDEPHYHFATGEIKWLSDDWFVARNVTLRFADVPVMWLPFIAQGLGQGRSSGLLAPTFSVNDIVRTSGSYRRRVSNLGFYWAMSDYTDAKLAMDWFSERFFSLQGSFNYLWARQFLRGGVNYRQYWEAEGGTNTTLNTTNNWEINERTSLAIGAAWATSTDFVRRESRNPLELIQSIDSDARFTRRLDWGSLNVGANRKQFLSNDKVTMTLPTVSLSLTPLTFFKAPTGRERWYNNLSWSGGMGFTRDLTDNPALLADSTFNRANADLVNTRGNLNSGFNLGGFGFSQSVSFNERITRDVPGISLFEPGDTAVSLGVSDLAEATVDWSTTLDYQMRALGGSLTFTPRLRMSGQLLRSDEIPDASEQFVAGPRRSSFGATLKSDIYGFWGGFGRFERIRHKISPSFDYDYAPAVTPTELQRRVFTGAREIRRQNQIAITLNQTFEAKLNQDAARQADSVQSLRDSLAVQDSIAIANDTTGLAPQRPLAPPRAGPDALAGRPEPERPGPGTQPVQLLGLSLSAVQYDFVRADSLGRWEEGVQNQEIQGRVTSDYLRGLSVSFSTDLFDERAPAEGAATEKVFDMHLSTVNLGFSLGSNSALFRWLGFLKGRPGAEVAEEGPPPDDPLSDLPGAEEVNIVPRTQDPFRSAGPQRRGGGGFNASFQYSLQRPRNPELQRSELLTANVNFSPTQSWDVTWRTSYDREEGRFLDHIVRLTRDLHRWDAHFDFIQTVTGTWTFRFEVQLKDNQDLKFDYEQRSLDATGRR